The sequence GTCTTAATGAACCTTGCAGCCAATGCAAGAGACGCAATGCCCGAAGGAGGCACACTGACAATAGAGACAGGGCTTGAAGAGCTTGACATGGACTTTCTTAAGATACATGAGTATGGAAAGCCCGGGACGTATGCAGTGATAACAGTTACAGACACAGGGCACGGCATGGATGAAAGGACAAGACAGAGGATATTTGAGCCCTTCTTTACAACAAAAGAAGTAGGCAAAGGCACAGGGCTTGGGCTTTCAATGGTGTACGGCATAATCAAACAGCACAGCGGGTATATCACCTGCTACAGCGAACCCGGCAAAGGCACCACATTCAAGATATACCTGCCTGTTATTGAAAAAGAAACTGAAAAGACAAAAAAAGAAGAACCTATCACACTATCAGGCGGGACAGAGACAATCCTTCTGGCAGAGGATGAAGAAGAAGTAAGGAAACTCATGAAGTTAGTGCTTGAAGAGGCAGGGTATAAAGTAATAGAGGCAAAGGAAATAAAGCCTGATGTAAAAGCACTTTTTTCAAGCGGTTATCCCGCTGACTTCATACACAAAAAGGGGATACTTGAAGAGGGGCTGAACTTTATATCAAAACCTGCTCCGCCTCATGAACTCCTGAAGAGGATTAGGGAGGTGTTGGATAAATGACCCGTATTTTTCCGTCCAGTGATAACTCTTTTGACTGCTTTTCATCTCGGTGGCAATATCTAACTACTTAGGAATCCGCATCTGGGCGATCTGTATCCTTGTGGCTGCTCTTTCAAGCGATGCCTCAGCGCGGTGAAAATCGCACTCCTCGCACTTTTTCAGCCTTTCCTCAGCCCTCTTCATCGCAGCCTTGGCCCTCTCAACGTCTATCTCTTCTGATATCTCTGCACTGTCAGCAAGAACAAGAACTTTATCAGCGCCTATCTCTGCATATCCCCAGTTAACGAAAAAATACTTGGATTCTTTGGCTGTTTTTGCTATGAGCATACCTATCTTTAGCGTTGTCACATAAGGCGCATGCCCCGGAAGCACGCAGAATTCTCCCTCGCTTCCGTTAGCGGTAACCTCATCCACCTCTTCGCTGTATATCAGGCCGTGAGGTGTGACTATCTCTAATTTTAATTTGTTTTCCACTTTTCCTTATTCCTTAACTTTCAATTTTTAACTTTTAGTTTACACCTGTCTCGACCAACCAAGCTTCTTTGCGTTTTCCTCAACCTCTTCAATAGTCCCTGTCATATAGAAAGCCTGTTCAGGAACATCATCATATTTCCCATCTACAATAGCCTTGAAGCTCCTGATTGTGTCTGCAACCTTAACGTATTTACCGGGTCTCCCTGTAAACACCTCTGCAACATGGAACGGCTGGCTTAAAAATCTCTGCATCTTTCTTGCCCTTGATACTATCAGTTTGTCATCCTCTGAAAGCTCTTCCATACCCAAGATTGCGATAATATCCTGAAGCTCTTTATATCTCTGGAGTATCTTCTGAACACTCCTTGCAACCGCATAGTGCTCTTCCCCTATAACCTTTGGATCAAGAATTCTTGATGTGGAATCCAGAGGGTCAACTGCAGGATAGATCCCGAGCTCCGATATCTGCCTTGAGAGAACGACTGTCCCGTCAAGGTGCGTGAATGCTGTAGCAACAGCAGGGTCTGTAAGGTCATCAGCAGGAACATAGATTGCCTGCATTGAAGTGATCGCGCCTTTCTTTGTTGTTGTAATCCTCTCCTGCAAAATTCCCATGTCGGTTCCGAGTGTCGGCTGGTATCCGACAGCAGAAGGCATTCTTCCAAGGAGAGCTGAAAGCTCTGCGCCGGCAAGCGTATATCTGAATATGTTGTCTATGAATATTAGAACGTCCTGCCCCTCATCCCTGAAGTACTCTGCGCATGTAAGGGCTGTCAGCGCAACCCTGGCCCTTGCTCCGGGCGGCTCGTTCATCTGTCCGTAAATTAGGGCGACTTTTTCGAGAACGCCTGAATGCTTCATCTCACCGTAAAGGTCATTCCCTTCTCTGGTCCTTTCACCGACACCCGCAAATACTGAAACTCCGCCATGCTTCATGGCAATGTTATGAATCATCTCCATGATAACAACTGTCTTGCCGACACCTGCGCCGCCGAACATTCCCATCTTACCGCCTCTGACGAATGGGACAAGGAGGTCAAAAACCTTAACCCCCGTTTCAAAGACCTGTGTGGTCGGTTCCTGCTCACTAAACTCCGGAGCCGGCCTGTGAATCGGCAATCTATGTTCAGAAATTACGGGGCCGAGTTTATCAACACCTTCGCCTATGACATTAAGTATTCTTCCAAGCACTGCCTTTCCAACAGGAACAGTGATAGGCTGGCCTGTGTCAACTACAGGCGTTCCTCTTACAAGCCCGTCTGTTGCTGACATTGCAACCGTTCTGGCCTTGTTGTCGCCAAGATGTGATGCTACTTCCAGTGTTATCTTGATATCAGGTATCCCCTTTGAGGCATCCCCTTTCTGCTCCACTGTTACCGCATTCAATATTTCAGGCATCTTGCCTTCGAATTCAACATCAACAACTGCGCCTATAACCTGTGATACTTTTCCAATATTGCTCATCCTATACCCCCATATCTATTTAAATTCAAAGTTAAAAGTTAAGGAACTTATTTTAATTTTTCCATAATTTTGCATTTTTGAATTTTAAATCTTAAATTTTGAATTTATCCCTTTAGCGCCTCAACGCCGCCGACTATATCCATAAGTTCCTTGGTAATTGACGCCTGTCTTGCCTTATTAAACTGGAGAGTCAGGCTGTTTATCATATCATTGGCAGCCTTTGTCGCATTCTCCATTGCAGACATCCTTGCAGCCTCTTCCGAGGCCTGTGATTCAAGCAAGGCCCTGAATATCTGTATCTCAACATTCTTAGGAAGCAGATTATTGAATATATCTTCCTTTGAAGGCTCATATATGAAATTAAAAACCGGCAGTGTTTCCGCAGTTGCCTCTATTGACGCCAAGGGGAGAAGCCTTGTGACAACAACCTTTTGCGCAGCAACTGATTTAAACTCATTGTATGCAAGAATGATTTCATCGGTGGCCTCATTTGTATAGCTCTCAATAATATCCGCTGCTATTTCCTGGGCATTCACATATGAAATTCTCCCTGAAATGCCTGTCCAGCTTTTTTTCAGAGGGACATTTCTCCTCTTGAAATAGTCGACCGCCTTTCTTCCAATAGCGCTTACAGTAACTTCAAATCCCTCTTTCTTCAGATTCGATATATGTTTTGAAGCAGCTCTCAGTATATTAGAATTAAAAGCGCCGCAGAGCCCCCTGTCGCTTGTAAGAACAATGATATCCACATTCTTCCGGGGCCTTACCGCAAGGAGCGGATGTATCTCGCTCTCCGCACCGCCTGCAAGGCTTGAAAGTACAGCGCTCATCCTGTCGGCATACGGCCTCAGCTCAAACATCCTCTGCTGCGCCTTCCTGAATTTGGAAGCAGCAACCATCTTCATAGCCTTCGTTATCTTGCTGGTGCTATGAACAGCCTTTATTCTGCGTTTTATATCTCTAAGTGTAGGCATTTACGCCTGAAATCCTTTCTTGAAATCTTCAACAGCTGATGTTAGTTTTGCCTTGAGGGCGTCATCAATCGCCTTCTTTTCTCCAAGCTCTTTCTTGATATCCGACTTGCGGTCATTTATATAGCGCAGGAATTCCTGCTCAAACTTCTTGACTGATTCCACGGGAATATCATCAATGAATCCCTGTGTTGCGGCAAAAAGAACCATAACCTGATCTATCATTGTCATAGGCACAAACTGGTCCTGCTTAAGGAGTTCGACCATCCTTTTGCCTCTCTCTATCTGTGCCAGTGTTGTCTTGTCAAGGTCGCTTCCGAACTGCGCAAATGCGGCAAGCTCCCTGAACTGCGCAAGGTCCAGCCTTAGTGTGCCTGCGACCTGCTTCATCGCCTTTGTCTGCGCAGCTCCGCCGACACGGCTGACTGAGAGGCCTACATTAACGGCAGGCCTTATGCCTGCATAGAAAAGTTCAGGTTCAAGATATATCTGGCCGTCTGTGATAGAGATAACGTTTGTCGGAATATAACCTGAAACGTCGCCGGCCTGTGTTTCTATTATCGGCAATGCCGTAAGAGAGCCGCCTCCGAGTTCTTTAGAAAGTTTTGCAGCCCTTTCAAGAAGCCTTGAATGCAGATAGAAAACATCTCCGGGGAAGGCCTCACGTCCGGGCGGCCGTCTGAGAAGCAGCGACAACTGCCTGTACGCCGTAGCCTGCTTGCTGAGGTCATCGTATATTATCAATGCATGTTTGCCGTTATCCCTGAAATACTCGCCTATTGAGCATCCTGTGTATGGAGCAATGTACTGCAAAGGCGCGGGCTCGCTTGCTGTTGCGGAAACTATGATTGTGTGCTCCATCGCGCCGTTTTCTTCCAGAGTCTTCATAACACGCGCTACATTTGAACGCTTCTGTCCGACCGCAACATATATGCATGTAACATCTCCGCCCTTCTGGTTTATGATTGCATCAATAGCAACCGCTGTCTTTCCAACCTGACGGTCGCCGATAATAAGCTCTCTCTGTCCTCTTCCTACCGGTATCATGGAATCTATTGCCTTAAGGCCTGTCTGCATAGGTTCGGAAACAGGCTGCCTGTCGACAATACCCGGGGCAACAACATCAACTATCCTGAAATCTTTTGTGTTAATAGGGCCCTTTCCGTCAATCGGCTGCCCTATTGCATTGACAACCCTTCCTCTCATCGCTTCACCCACAGGCACGGACATAATCCTGCCTGTGCGTTTAACAATATCGCCTTCATGAATAAACGAGTCCTCTCCGA is a genomic window of Nitrospirota bacterium containing:
- the atpG gene encoding ATP synthase F1 subunit gamma; protein product: MPTLRDIKRRIKAVHSTSKITKAMKMVAASKFRKAQQRMFELRPYADRMSAVLSSLAGGAESEIHPLLAVRPRKNVDIIVLTSDRGLCGAFNSNILRAASKHISNLKKEGFEVTVSAIGRKAVDYFKRRNVPLKKSWTGISGRISYVNAQEIAADIIESYTNEATDEIILAYNEFKSVAAQKVVVTRLLPLASIEATAETLPVFNFIYEPSKEDIFNNLLPKNVEIQIFRALLESQASEEAARMSAMENATKAANDMINSLTLQFNKARQASITKELMDIVGGVEALKG
- the atpD gene encoding F0F1 ATP synthase subunit beta; protein product: MSNIGKVSQVIGAVVDVEFEGKMPEILNAVTVEQKGDASKGIPDIKITLEVASHLGDNKARTVAMSATDGLVRGTPVVDTGQPITVPVGKAVLGRILNVIGEGVDKLGPVISEHRLPIHRPAPEFSEQEPTTQVFETGVKVFDLLVPFVRGGKMGMFGGAGVGKTVVIMEMIHNIAMKHGGVSVFAGVGERTREGNDLYGEMKHSGVLEKVALIYGQMNEPPGARARVALTALTCAEYFRDEGQDVLIFIDNIFRYTLAGAELSALLGRMPSAVGYQPTLGTDMGILQERITTTKKGAITSMQAIYVPADDLTDPAVATAFTHLDGTVVLSRQISELGIYPAVDPLDSTSRILDPKVIGEEHYAVARSVQKILQRYKELQDIIAILGMEELSEDDKLIVSRARKMQRFLSQPFHVAEVFTGRPGKYVKVADTIRSFKAIVDGKYDDVPEQAFYMTGTIEEVEENAKKLGWSRQV
- a CDS encoding F0F1 ATP synthase subunit epsilon; the encoded protein is MENKLKLEIVTPHGLIYSEEVDEVTANGSEGEFCVLPGHAPYVTTLKIGMLIAKTAKESKYFFVNWGYAEIGADKVLVLADSAEISEEIDVERAKAAMKRAEERLKKCEECDFHRAEASLERAATRIQIAQMRIPK
- a CDS encoding F0F1 ATP synthase subunit alpha: MEIKVDEISELLRKQITDFEKKVDVSEIGTVVSVGDGIARIYGLDKCMSSELLEFPNNIMGMALNLEEDSVGAVLFGEDSFIHEGDIVKRTGRIMSVPVGEAMRGRVVNAIGQPIDGKGPINTKDFRIVDVVAPGIVDRQPVSEPMQTGLKAIDSMIPVGRGQRELIIGDRQVGKTAVAIDAIINQKGGDVTCIYVAVGQKRSNVARVMKTLEENGAMEHTIIVSATASEPAPLQYIAPYTGCSIGEYFRDNGKHALIIYDDLSKQATAYRQLSLLLRRPPGREAFPGDVFYLHSRLLERAAKLSKELGGGSLTALPIIETQAGDVSGYIPTNVISITDGQIYLEPELFYAGIRPAVNVGLSVSRVGGAAQTKAMKQVAGTLRLDLAQFRELAAFAQFGSDLDKTTLAQIERGKRMVELLKQDQFVPMTMIDQVMVLFAATQGFIDDIPVESVKKFEQEFLRYINDRKSDIKKELGEKKAIDDALKAKLTSAVEDFKKGFQA